cctgcactaGGGGGTGCCATTATAATTGAAGTAAAGAAAACATCTaacaactgaagcgtttttttcgaCCGAAAGTAAATTACAAgagaaactattttttttaatgctaaattatattaaaaaaacatttgataATGGCACTACCCTTTGAATATTAATTACCATACAGTATGTAATGGAACTTTTTCTACATCCATATATTATTCATCCTGAATCTGGTCACGTTCCTGCATGTGATAATCCCGCTATATATGTAATAtagaatgggggacatttactttacatgttgcaccagaattatgACGTAAAATGCAACAAAAAGGATAGAGTTTTGACTTGtgccaaatatatcaactgttgtctgcagaattttcaccataaagaatgcatcacaccagttataaatgtcaaagtggaTGGGGCTATCCAATTTGCGCATATTATGCCTCATTTATCATCATCTTGTcagcagaaatggctcaaattttGCGGACATTTAAGCAAGCTTATGTGTTTTGGGTATAAAGTCAcatttatggcagaaagatgATACTTTTTAACAAAAAGTTAcatttataaaaaagaaaaccaaCTCGTCGTAGGAACAAGTGATATGTAAATATTAAAACaggattcatttatttttatctaatcTCAATAAGCGAAACAGcagggttttgtcagtaaattgacattaaacaaaaaaacaataacaaaaatgtcccgagtctgagacaaaagtcacaatttaccactggaaaagtcgcaaaaatgCTTCAAAAGTGGTATTGGCATTAAATTGTGGCAAATCAAGAGAAATAAGAGAATAATCAAGataatattttaaaaagtcacattttaaaagtggtgTGTGCCTTTTGCTATATGAGGTGAAACacgatttttttatttgtaatgttagtatttttttgCGTCTTTATTGTTAAATGTCCCCAATTTCTCCTTCTTCTACAGGTCACCCCTGGTCTGGGCCTTCTCGGAGTCCTGCTGATGGTCTTCTTTCTAAAGGAACCTCCCAGAGGAGCTACAGACAGAAAGAAAAAACTCAAGTTACCGAACTCCAATAGCTGGATGTCTGATGTGAAGAAGCTGTTCAGAAAGTTGGTGTTTTCTGTGTAGTGATTGTCACTGATTGTCCCTGTGACTTCTGTGTAATTTACACGCTTCTTCCTTCTTCACTCTCTGCAGTCCAAGCTTTATGTTTTCTACACTTGGGATCACGGCTGTAACGTTTGTCGTCAGTGCACTTGGCCTCTGGGGCCCTTCTTTTTTAGAGCGTGCACGAAATGTCTTGCATGAGAAGGAGCCATGTCAGACTGCGGTGTGCACAAATGATGACAGGTAAGCGCTGATTTACTGTATGTAAATACTCCTCGCTGTGtagccactcccatcctcctgaCCTCAAGAAAGAAAGGTACTgtaaagatatagcagagctaaaaTTAttggttagggtccattcacacgtccgtggaatgggtctgcatccgttccgggtgcagacccattcaatctcagtggggcaggaatggatgaggAGAGCgcactatgtgctctctgcattcACATTTCCGTAGCGCAAccacgatcttccggtccgcagctccggaaaaaaatagaatatgtcctattcttgtctgcaattgtagactagaataggcagttctatggggaagTCGGCCGGGTGTATTAAGGATACACAatttgcagacgtctgaatggagccttaatgcgTTAAGTaaacagtggcaaaaaaaaattgtttgactTCTTCAAAGGATTACAATGGCTTTTTTCATGAGATAAGACTATGGTGTGTTATCAGAGTAAATTTTAGCTTGGCTATAAGTAACTCACCGCCTACACCAACCCCAGGacatggtgagagttgtagttttgtaattgTGTATAATATATCATCAGAGCAGCACATGGAGGTGCCAGCAGGGTGTCGGTCAGACTGCCCACCAGGTATAAGCTACTCAGACATGTTTCTAATCAccataatgattttttttgcagTCAGATTTTTGGTGCGATTACAGTCCTCTCGGGCATTCTTGGagttgtagcaggagtggaaataAGCAAAAGATACAAGAAAGTCAACCCCCGTGCCGATCCCATCGTTTGTGCATGTGGAATGCTGATCTTCGCCCCCTTCCTGTTCTTGGCTCACGTTTTTGGAACTATCAGCCTTGTGGCCACTTATGTAAGTGCCTGATGTACAGATTGCTGTGATCCTCTTATGGGGTCTGGGGTAACGGACTGATATGATCAGCACTAGAAATCATAGTGTATGGTGGGGGCTGTCATTTAATGTTTATTTCAAAACTGTTGATGAAtggattaataaaaaataataagtaaaggggttctacatctttttactactgatgatctatcctttggataggtcatcagcatctgatcggcttgggtctgacacctgggacctccgCTGATCGGCTGTATGAaaaggcagcggcactcacagaagcactgctgccttctcgctgtttcctgcaggccagtgacgtcacaactatggGCACAtcttagccccattgaagtgaacgggactgagctgctccCAGGCCAGAGaaatagtcgtgacgtcactggcctgcaggaaacagtgagaaggctgcgtcGCTAATGCCAATTCTTACAAAAGGATACCACATTCCCAATATAAGgaagcacaaaaaaaaacatactgtatATTCACTGATCTTAATTTTCTTCAGGTCTTTATATTCATCGCAGGAACATTACTAGCCTTCAACTGGGCCATCGTGACTATCATCCTCCTGGTGAGTTACAAAAGATGTTGGACTTACCTTAGCTAAAATGATATTTATTTAATCAGTCTACTGTCTCTCCTGCTCTACCCATTAAATACCCCTTATCCTGTTGATTACTTATTTCCATCTGTGGTCACTTGTTGAGTTCCTTACTCAGAATATCCTCTTATTTCAGTATGTGGTGCCTCCCACAAGACGAGCTACAGCCCAGTCCATGCAGATTGCAGTGTCCAACCTGCTGGGAGTTGCTGGAAGCCCCAGTCTCATCGGCCTGGTAAGTAATTGTTATATATTGATCTTTATACGGCATACTGTATGAACATCACTTTGAGCATGAGACCCGATGTGGCTGCCTCCATGTCTACATGCAGCATCCAATAGTATATAGGCAGCATACATGTACAGACATGTAAATATAGAAGAACTGCATAGAACTTCAAAGACAAGATGTCCTGGAGCTAGGTCATAGATTAACAGCTGAAGGAATATGCTACATGAATCATGTCTCTACCAATGTATAGTATTGAGGTGAGGTATCTAGAACCAGTGATGGTCATAGTTTAAAGGATGGAAACTCATCCACTATATATAGTGAGGCATCTGCTcctaaaatgatatttttttttcactaccaGTTTTCCTAAGAAGTATCCAGGGTTTGCTATCTGGAAGAATGAGTCCACGTCTTTCCTAGTCATACATAACTATATATCTCTTCTCATCTTAAGATATCTGACCTCATCAGAAGAGGATATGCAGAGTCGGATCTCCTGACATATCGCAGTCTGGAGTACGCCCTCATGACTTGTTCCTTCGTGGTGGCGATTGGAGGCGCTTTCTTTTTGGCAACTGCACATTTTATAGAAAAGGATCATGAGAAGGCAAAAACAGAGTCTGAAGGTACGTCTAGATATATGTCCATTATCCTTTCTTGGATAACATTAGTTTTCTAATAAGTTAATGTAACACCCTTCATCTATAAAACCGTTGAATCACATCGCTACTGTTAAAGCACTTCATTATGACTTTCCTAGTATAACATATGTTAATAACAGTTGACCACTTCCCCTATAGTTATATGTCGGTAGTTTTGGATGGAATTTACTTCCACTTATATTAATTATTGGGTTTGACGGATTAGTAAATATCTTGTATTCTTTTCACTGCTCTTGCTGTGACTATAGCATTGCATTTGTGTTAATCTTTATCCATTGGTTTTGTCCTTTCTCCAGACTAGCTCCACCACAACAACTGCTGCCTGCCGAGTATCTCACTCCAGACATAATTGGCATCCCTagattatacagtatatgtaagTTAACCTTTACATGACTTTTTACATGAATttacatgtacagatgtagcaggggtaacacacaaattcttaactcaaatttcttaactcattgcgttatcttgaaacaaaagccactgaaaagcaattgcttaacacatttagttgcatttagtttagataacatgtctcataaatcaTGTGTGTTTACACTGCTACATTAGTATTTTAGTGTTGCCCTCCATGTCTACATATAGCATCAAGTGGGTATTCCCATAGAAGGTATTGGGAGCCTTCCCTATATACAGTAAATGTGCATACAGTTAGTTGTCAGTCGCTGATTAGGACCACTCCTAACCCACAATGAGCAGAGATTTCATCAATCAATACAGGTTATGCTCAATCTTTATCAACATAGCTATATGTCAGTTGCCTCTATGTAATAATGACATGCCTATGAGTCCTTAGTCATCAATATACTTTTAAGAAATCCTATGTGTACGCATATGTATTAGACCTAATAAAGAACGCTCCAGGGCAGCACCAATGACAATCTTCTTTCTTCTCCCATATTACTGCTTATATGTAATAAACTGCTGCTCTATGTTCAATGGTAATCATGTACCGTATATATATTTTGCTTTTGCAGATGTCTATGCCAGAGGGTGGTCTTTCTGAGTTCAGACAGTGAACATGGGATCCTGCTAAAATGACTCCACTACCAGTCAATAACAACATAATGACCACCATTTTAGACTTTCTATGGTTAGATTTATTTTGCTGCAATAAAAGGCAGAGGCCGGGCTCAGTCTCTTTTCTCACCATTTACTGGACTTTCTGCTACATCTACCTTATGTCAAATTTACGCCTTTATGTCGTCGTCCAGGGGATCGACAATCCTTAatccatggttccctagaggtttcctccattGGGGTTTTTTCCTCCCCTGAGTGTTAAAGGACTCTTTGCAAGTCCGGGGTACCATCAACAAGGCCATTTCAAATCTACTGTTCTGTTAATAAGTAGGTATGTATTAAATGGAAATATTCACTGGTAAACTTAATAGTGGTGACTATGACATGAAGAAGGTGGTAATGGCAGGGCTGGACTTTCATATGGCTATATCTGTATACAATGGTTGGCTTTTTATGGGCATTATAACTGTCATTATGAATGTTTAGTGCTCCCATATAAAAGCTGATAAAATTGGTGTGACACTTTTTAGGAGAACTTACAAAATTCTCCTTGATTTAATTGTGACTAGTAACACATTTTTTGTAGACTGATATCTATTTGCAGCTTTAAGGAACTTCTGTGGGTCTGCTTTGGCTCCAGATATTGCAAATACTTTGAAAGACCATTTGTGGTGAATCCAGATTATGTGGTCATGTCATGGAATGGTAATAAAACAGATCTTGATGGTTCTGTGACATATATAAACAGTTATcatggatagagttgagcggacacctggatgttcgggttcgaagggTTCGGACAAACTTcccaaaaaagttcgagtttgggacccgaacttgaccccgaaacctattgaaatcaatggggacccaaactttggagcactaaaatggctctaaaaaagccatggaaagggctagagggttgcaaatggcagcaaaatgtggttaagagcatggcaagtgctctgcaaacaaatgtggatcgggacatgacttaaaataacataaaatacaatttaaaaaaaataacaatctaaaactaggaggacgaggtccatctggagtagaaggttgaggaggcagtggatgtggcggtgtaggtggaagcggaggtggaggaggtagccaatactggtttttggttttaatttatattttataaaaaaaaatgtttaaattagggtacatcccaaaacattggaaaatataacctgtgataaccccctccagctatgctaaacaaatgttcagacaatacactggccgcagggcaggccagcacctccaaggagtaaagggcaagctcagaccatgtgcccaatttggagaccctgaagttgaagggggaagaccattagtcagtacatgtaggcgtgtccACATATACTGCTCTACCATGTCCCATGTCCCCgtaatgtccacgatccaattggatatctgctctatcaactttcaatgttcttttctgcgcctatcatgttgatcacggttagcggcgaatcagggttccacgcaggCCTGGTGCaatgatttttgccaacacaagcgaagctacattttggtcccccccccaccccacctcaCAGCCcatctggccctggtcccgtctgcagcagcttgcttctcctctgtgtggtcctggtatattctctctgcttcagacaatgactagtttgaggaccgtattaTTTCGCCCTagcttttagaggaggataaaaagaaaaaaatattttccattaaacctaaggtcagaccagcaatcagacccccaatgcctcagatcagacatcaGCCACCAttcatcagccctccatgtcagccatcatgcccctatgTCAGCTATTAGCCCCCCATGTTAGCCATTAGCCCCTTATgttagccattagccccccatatcagccatcagccccccatgtaagccatcatgcccccatgtcagccatcacccctccatgtcacatttctcctcccatgtcacatttcaccccctccatgtcaaatcacctatgtcacatcagacCTCCATTTATGATTATTGTTTgtgtaatatttttttcaaaacacatTTATGCCGTGCACTCTGGCACTTGTGTGCTCATCACCTACCCACCTGCCCTGCAGCTACGGCAATCTGGCTGTGAGTGAgtcagactcacagacacagtcagctcCAGTTCCTGCTGCCGCCCGCTGCTGCTGCACCACTCGCCAGTCACACCCCCCTACCCTGACCCTGTGACCGTGTTGCCATGCCCGTGCCGCTCTGTGAGTGAGGGCCTGGGCTGCACGGCGCAAGCAACTCacaagtgatttaaaaaaaaaagttaatttttccgccctcccccagggtgtgccctaaggcagccgcttggtctgccttatggtagcgccggccctggttccacgccagagagggagcatgagaaagggagaccacatccaagggaggtcaatgtatgaaattaaatgtgatcgag
This sequence is a window from Bufo gargarizans isolate SCDJY-AF-19 chromosome 5, ASM1485885v1, whole genome shotgun sequence. Protein-coding genes within it:
- the LOC122939305 gene encoding protein spinster homolog 1-like; its protein translation is MDRFSAAGVLQNLQDAFHMKDSGPGLLHAVFATSYMLCSLAFGYIGDRWNRKYIMCAGISFWSIMILCSSFIPNDYFLPLLLMKGLIGAGEASFSTIAPSIIADLFGADQRSRMLAIFYFVVPVGCGLGYIVGSKVTSAAGGDWHWAFRVTPGLGLLGVLLMVFFLKEPPRGATDRKKKLKLPNSNSWMSDVKKLFRNPSFMFSTLGITAVTFVVSALGLWGPSFLERARNVLHEKEPCQTAVCTNDDSQIFGAITVLSGILGVVAGVEISKRYKKVNPRADPIVCACGMLIFAPFLFLAHVFGTISLVATYVFIFIAGTLLAFNWAIVTIILLYVVPPTRRATAQSMQIAVSNLLGVAGSPSLIGLISDLIRRGYAESDLLTYRSLEYALMTCSFVVAIGGAFFLATAHFIEKDHEKAKTESED